In Streptomyces dangxiongensis, one DNA window encodes the following:
- a CDS encoding ribonuclease J — MSHPHPELKAAPPLPEGGLRVIALGGLGEIGRNMTVFEHAGKLLIVDCGVLFPEETQPGVDVILPDFTSIRDRLDDIVAVVLTHGHEDHIGGVPYLLRERSDIPVVGSKLTLAFLEAKLKEHGIRPRTVRVREGDRRGFGPFDCEFVAVNHSIPDSLAVAIRTAAGMVLHTGDFKMDQFPLDDRITDLRAFARLGEEGVDLFLTDSTNAEVPGFTTSERELNPAIEQVMRTAPRRVIVSSFASHVHRIQQVLDAAHQHGRKVAFVGRSMVRNMGIARDLGYLKVPSGLVVNTKELEKLPDHKITLVCTGSQGEPMAALSRMANRDHMIRIGKGDTVLLASSLIPGNENAIYRVINGLTRWGAHVVHKGNAKVHVSGHASAGELVYCYNIVKPRNVMPVHGEWRHLRANGDLAIRTGVDPDRVVIAEDGVVVDLVDGRASITGKVPAGNVYVDGMEVGGATEASLKDRLTLAAEGVVTVVAIVDADTGALAEAPDFLARGFVHDDTTFESVVPVIEKTLATAAEEGVGDAHQLEQLLARAVANWAFRTHRRKPLIIPVIIDA, encoded by the coding sequence ATGAGCCATCCGCACCCTGAACTGAAAGCCGCCCCGCCCCTTCCCGAAGGAGGGCTGCGGGTCATCGCCCTGGGCGGCCTGGGTGAGATCGGCCGCAACATGACCGTCTTCGAGCACGCCGGCAAACTGCTCATCGTCGACTGTGGCGTGCTGTTCCCCGAGGAGACCCAGCCCGGCGTGGACGTGATCCTGCCGGACTTCACCTCGATCCGGGACCGGCTGGACGACATCGTGGCGGTGGTACTCACCCATGGCCACGAGGACCACATCGGCGGCGTCCCCTACCTGCTGCGTGAGCGGTCCGACATTCCCGTCGTCGGCTCCAAGCTGACGCTGGCGTTCCTGGAGGCCAAGCTCAAGGAACACGGCATCCGGCCGCGCACGGTGCGGGTGCGGGAGGGCGACCGGCGCGGCTTCGGGCCCTTCGACTGCGAGTTCGTGGCGGTCAACCACTCCATCCCCGACAGCCTCGCGGTCGCGATCCGCACAGCCGCCGGGATGGTGCTGCACACCGGCGACTTCAAGATGGACCAGTTCCCTCTCGACGACCGCATCACCGATCTGCGCGCCTTCGCCCGCCTCGGCGAGGAGGGCGTGGACCTGTTCCTCACCGACTCCACCAACGCGGAAGTACCCGGTTTCACCACCTCCGAGCGTGAGCTGAACCCGGCGATCGAGCAGGTGATGCGCACCGCGCCGCGCCGGGTCATCGTCTCCAGCTTCGCCAGCCATGTGCACCGCATCCAGCAGGTCCTGGACGCCGCCCACCAGCACGGCCGCAAGGTCGCCTTCGTCGGCCGGTCGATGGTCCGCAACATGGGCATCGCCCGTGACCTGGGCTATCTGAAGGTTCCGTCCGGTCTGGTCGTGAACACGAAGGAGCTGGAGAAGCTCCCGGACCACAAGATCACTCTGGTGTGCACCGGCTCCCAGGGCGAACCGATGGCCGCGCTGTCACGGATGGCCAACCGCGACCACATGATCCGCATCGGCAAGGGCGACACCGTCCTGCTCGCCAGCTCCCTCATCCCCGGCAACGAGAACGCCATCTACCGGGTGATCAACGGACTCACCCGGTGGGGCGCCCATGTGGTCCACAAGGGCAACGCCAAGGTGCACGTCTCCGGGCACGCCAGCGCCGGCGAACTCGTCTACTGCTACAACATCGTCAAACCCCGCAACGTCATGCCGGTGCACGGCGAATGGCGCCACCTGCGGGCCAACGGCGACCTCGCCATCCGTACGGGTGTCGACCCCGACCGGGTCGTCATCGCCGAGGACGGCGTCGTCGTCGACCTTGTCGACGGACGCGCGTCAATCACCGGCAAGGTCCCCGCCGGCAACGTCTACGTGGACGGCATGGAAGTCGGTGGCGCGACCGAGGCGTCCCTCAAGGACCGCCTCACCCTCGCTGCCGAAGGCGTGGTCACGGTGGTGGCGATCGTCGACGCGGACACCGGCGCCCTCGCCGAGGCCCCCGACTTCCTGGCCCGCGGCTTCGTTCACGACGACACCACGTTCGAGTCGGTCGTCCCCGTCATCGAGAAGACCCTGGCCACCGCGGCCGAGGAAGGCGTCGGGGACGCGCATCAACTCGAACAGCTCCTCGCCCGCGCCGTGGCGAACTGGGCGTTCCGCACCCACCGCCGCAAGCCCCTCATCATCCCCGTCATCATCGACGCCTGA
- a CDS encoding PP2C family protein-serine/threonine phosphatase, whose amino-acid sequence MTLAGTLAAAETAAPVESLDVIAHMLQEHLGAVSVSFLITDFTGSSVVRLGAAGSVDTDEPARRITLRGTLYDDVIRTQRPGVEGKGEGELVRVVAPVTNRGDAIGLLELFLPAAPDAEVMRAIGETAHALAYIVIANRSYTDVYQWGRRTVPLSLAAEIQHRLLPASLACEAAQFAVAGALEPADHVGGDTFDYAIDRDTVQLSVTDAMGHNVDAALLATLAVGALRRARRAGADLAEQARQAMREHGRQSYVTGQLLRISLIDGKTEFVNAGHPWPLRMRDGQVREITPQVDMPFGFRVPHSYRVQSLDLRPGDRLVMLTDGMLERNAGSLDLSDLIVRTRALHPREAARTLIAAVVDANQGHLQDDATVMCLDWHGTDHSLRDADTGADLADASAPSRTRHTAEPAG is encoded by the coding sequence ATGACCTTGGCGGGGACGCTGGCGGCGGCGGAGACCGCGGCGCCCGTGGAGTCGCTCGACGTGATCGCGCACATGCTCCAGGAGCACCTCGGGGCCGTGTCGGTGTCGTTCCTGATCACCGACTTCACCGGCAGTTCCGTCGTACGGCTGGGGGCGGCGGGCAGCGTCGACACCGATGAACCCGCCCGGCGCATCACGCTGCGGGGCACCCTGTACGACGACGTGATCCGCACCCAGCGGCCGGGCGTGGAGGGCAAGGGCGAGGGCGAACTGGTGCGGGTCGTCGCCCCGGTGACCAACCGCGGGGACGCCATCGGGCTCCTCGAACTGTTCCTGCCCGCGGCGCCGGACGCGGAGGTGATGCGGGCGATCGGCGAGACCGCGCACGCCCTGGCGTACATCGTCATCGCCAACCGGTCCTACACCGACGTGTACCAGTGGGGACGGCGCACCGTCCCGCTGAGCCTGGCCGCGGAGATCCAGCACCGGCTGCTGCCGGCGTCGCTGGCGTGCGAGGCGGCGCAGTTCGCGGTGGCCGGGGCGCTGGAGCCGGCCGACCACGTCGGCGGTGACACCTTCGACTACGCGATCGACCGGGACACCGTCCAGCTCTCCGTCACCGACGCCATGGGTCACAATGTCGACGCCGCGCTGCTGGCCACCCTCGCGGTGGGCGCCCTGCGCCGGGCCCGGCGCGCCGGTGCCGACCTCGCCGAACAGGCCCGCCAGGCCATGCGCGAGCACGGCCGCCAGAGCTATGTCACCGGCCAGCTCCTGCGTATCAGCCTGATCGACGGCAAGACCGAGTTCGTCAACGCCGGGCACCCCTGGCCGCTGCGGATGCGGGACGGCCAGGTGCGGGAGATCACCCCGCAGGTCGATATGCCGTTCGGCTTCCGTGTCCCTCACAGCTACCGGGTCCAGTCGCTGGACCTGCGTCCGGGCGACCGGCTGGTGATGCTGACCGACGGCATGCTGGAGCGCAACGCAGGCAGTCTCGATCTGTCGGACCTGATCGTGCGCACCCGTGCGCTGCATCCCCGTGAGGCCGCTCGCACCCTCATCGCGGCGGTCGTCGACGCCAACCAGGGTCACCTGCAGGACGACGCGACCGTCATGTGCCTGGACTGGCACGGCACCGACCACTCCCTGCGGGACGCCGACACCGGCGCCGACCTCGCCGACGCCTCCGCCCCGTCGCGGACGAGGCACACCGCCGAACCGGCGGGGTGA
- a CDS encoding cold-shock protein — MAAGTVKWFNAEKGFGFIEQDGGGADVFAHYSNIAAQGFRELLEGQKVTFDIAQGQKGPTAENIVPA, encoded by the coding sequence ATGGCTGCTGGTACCGTGAAGTGGTTCAACGCGGAAAAGGGCTTCGGCTTCATCGAGCAGGACGGTGGCGGCGCCGACGTGTTCGCCCACTACTCGAACATCGCCGCGCAGGGCTTCCGCGAGCTGCTCGAAGGCCAGAAGGTGACCTTCGACATCGCGCAGGGCCAGAAGGGCCCGACGGCCGAGAACATCGTTCCGGCCTGA
- a CDS encoding glutamate--cysteine ligase family protein, translated as MGRGVGRVTFTEEEYARFHARLTHCLSMLGKVVTQSGFGQVPSTLGAELEVSLVGPDGRPVPVNAAVREGLGDDRLTLEVARFNLEANLEPVPVRGRPFTELAGQASRALTQITAWSLPHHGARAVPIGTLPTLTPADLTARALTDLPRYHALERAWARRRPTPFPLRAGEGEQGLFRAESVAVQGAACSWQVHLTVAPDLFCPTYNAAQLATGPALAAAGNSPFPLGRYGWQEARIPLYEQGFGEGGAPGRGTSRPRVGFGHAWLHGGPLAAFEEAVHRYDILLPATSPAEEDDGPLDGWPALEELRLHLSTVWPWNRPVYDPLGHVRIEFRALPSGPTPLDMAANTAFLVGLTLSLAAEGRDVARELPFAHARENFYRAARDGLRATLWWPSPGSAPREYEAGALVEELLPRAREGLVTAGVDAAEADTMLDLVDRRVASGRTGAWWQQRTLEVLRRRGRRAQHESRETTGPTATPPERGMIPPGRESTTGVRPDGQAERTGTTDARAVGTGRPDSGLRELTVRYARLAEGADPVHTWNLPTLPRRSRR; from the coding sequence ATGGGCCGCGGCGTCGGACGGGTGACGTTCACGGAAGAGGAGTACGCACGGTTCCACGCTCGCCTGACGCACTGCCTCTCCATGCTGGGGAAGGTGGTGACCCAGTCCGGGTTCGGACAGGTGCCGAGCACATTGGGCGCGGAGTTGGAGGTGTCACTCGTCGGGCCGGACGGTCGTCCCGTCCCGGTGAACGCGGCCGTTCGCGAGGGGCTGGGCGACGACCGTCTCACCCTGGAAGTGGCTCGATTCAACCTTGAGGCCAACTTGGAACCGGTTCCCGTTCGGGGACGCCCGTTCACGGAGCTGGCCGGGCAGGCCTCTCGGGCACTGACGCAGATCACCGCGTGGTCGCTGCCGCACCACGGGGCCCGGGCGGTGCCGATCGGGACGCTGCCCACGCTGACACCGGCAGACCTGACGGCGCGGGCGCTGACCGACCTGCCGCGCTACCACGCGCTGGAACGCGCCTGGGCCCGCCGGCGCCCCACGCCGTTCCCCCTGCGCGCGGGGGAGGGGGAGCAGGGACTCTTCCGAGCCGAGTCCGTGGCCGTCCAGGGGGCGGCCTGCTCCTGGCAGGTGCACCTGACGGTGGCCCCGGACCTCTTCTGCCCCACCTACAACGCCGCCCAGCTCGCCACCGGACCGGCCCTGGCCGCCGCAGGCAACTCGCCCTTCCCGCTGGGCCGGTACGGATGGCAGGAGGCCCGGATTCCGCTGTACGAACAGGGTTTCGGCGAGGGTGGCGCGCCCGGCCGCGGGACCTCACGGCCGCGGGTCGGTTTCGGGCACGCCTGGCTGCACGGTGGTCCGCTCGCCGCCTTCGAGGAAGCCGTACACCGCTACGACATCCTGCTTCCGGCGACTTCTCCGGCCGAGGAGGACGACGGCCCGCTCGACGGCTGGCCGGCGCTGGAGGAGTTGCGCCTGCACCTGAGCACCGTGTGGCCGTGGAACCGTCCGGTGTACGACCCGCTCGGGCACGTGCGGATCGAGTTCAGGGCGCTCCCCTCCGGACCGACACCGCTGGACATGGCGGCGAACACGGCCTTCCTGGTCGGTCTCACCCTGTCCCTGGCGGCCGAGGGACGCGACGTGGCGCGGGAGCTGCCGTTCGCCCACGCCAGGGAGAACTTCTACCGGGCCGCGCGCGACGGTCTGCGGGCAACCCTGTGGTGGCCCTCGCCCGGGTCCGCGCCACGGGAGTACGAGGCCGGCGCCCTGGTCGAAGAGTTGCTGCCGCGGGCCCGGGAGGGACTGGTCACGGCCGGGGTGGACGCCGCCGAGGCGGACACCATGCTGGACCTGGTCGACCGCCGGGTCGCGTCGGGCCGTACCGGAGCGTGGTGGCAGCAGCGGACGCTGGAGGTGCTGCGCCGGCGAGGGCGGCGCGCGCAGCACGAGAGCCGGGAGACGACCGGCCCGACCGCCACACCACCGGAACGCGGGATGATCCCGCCCGGACGGGAGAGCACCACCGGGGTACGGCCGGACGGACAGGCCGAGCGGACCGGTACGACGGACGCACGCGCCGTCGGCACCGGTCGGCCTGACAGCGGCTTGCGGGAGTTGACGGTGCGCTACGCACGGCTCGCCGAGGGAGCCGACCCCGTGCACACCTGGAACCTCCCCACCCTTCCACGGCGGAGCCGGCGATGA
- a CDS encoding zinc-binding dehydrogenase, giving the protein MRATLMYGAGDVRVENVPDPVIKHPTDALVRITASCVCGSDLHPYGQMKPQDGPARMGHEFIGVVEDTGPEVTTVKRGDLVVAPFAISDNTCVFCREGLHTSCSHPQANFWDGEPEEGGQAEAVRVPLADGTLVKLPVAPDSALVPSLLTLSDVFGTGYHAAVSGGVNERTGVTVIGDGAVGLLAVLSAKRLGAEQIILMGRHRARTDLGREFGATDVVPARGEEGIAAVRDLTGGQGTHVVLEAVGHMPAYEQAVGILRPGGVISRVGVPQYEEAPIGFGSLFRHNLRLAGGPAPVRAHIEELMPDILDGAIDPGKVFDATTDLDGVPAAYQDMADRKSLKVLIKP; this is encoded by the coding sequence ATGCGTGCAACGCTCATGTACGGTGCCGGCGACGTCCGTGTCGAGAACGTCCCCGACCCCGTCATCAAGCACCCCACCGACGCTCTGGTCCGCATCACCGCCTCCTGTGTGTGCGGCAGCGACCTGCACCCCTACGGCCAGATGAAGCCGCAGGACGGCCCGGCCCGCATGGGGCACGAGTTCATCGGCGTCGTCGAGGACACCGGCCCCGAGGTGACCACCGTCAAGCGCGGCGACCTGGTCGTGGCCCCGTTCGCGATCTCCGACAACACCTGCGTGTTCTGCCGCGAGGGCCTGCACACCTCCTGCAGCCACCCGCAGGCCAACTTCTGGGACGGCGAGCCCGAGGAAGGCGGCCAGGCCGAAGCCGTCCGCGTCCCCCTCGCCGACGGCACTCTCGTCAAGCTCCCCGTCGCACCGGACTCCGCGCTCGTCCCGTCGCTGCTGACGCTGTCCGACGTGTTCGGCACCGGGTACCACGCCGCCGTGTCCGGCGGCGTCAACGAGCGCACCGGCGTCACGGTCATCGGCGACGGCGCCGTGGGCCTGCTCGCGGTGCTGTCGGCCAAGCGGCTCGGCGCGGAGCAGATCATCCTGATGGGCCGCCATCGGGCGCGCACCGACCTGGGCCGTGAGTTCGGTGCCACCGACGTCGTCCCCGCCCGTGGCGAGGAAGGCATCGCCGCGGTCCGTGACCTGACCGGCGGACAAGGCACTCACGTGGTCCTGGAGGCGGTCGGCCACATGCCCGCCTACGAGCAGGCCGTCGGCATCCTCCGTCCCGGCGGCGTCATCAGTCGCGTCGGCGTCCCGCAGTACGAAGAGGCACCGATCGGTTTCGGCAGCCTCTTCCGTCACAACCTGCGCCTGGCCGGCGGCCCCGCACCGGTCCGTGCCCACATCGAGGAGCTGATGCCCGACATCCTCGACGGCGCCATCGACCCGGGCAAGGTCTTCGACGCCACCACCGACCTCGATGGTGTCCCGGCCGCCTACCAGGACATGGCCGACCGCAAGAGCCTCAAGGTGCTCATCAAGCCCTGA
- a CDS encoding helix-turn-helix domain-containing protein has translation MVRLPLTPAEVERGQRLGALLRRARGERSMLETALDARVSPETLRKIESGRVATPAFPTVAAIADVLGLSLDAVWAEISRPERGVGPTDSGHRAREQLTL, from the coding sequence ATGGTCAGGTTGCCGCTCACTCCCGCAGAGGTCGAACGCGGACAGCGCCTCGGCGCTCTGCTACGTCGGGCCAGGGGAGAGCGCTCGATGCTCGAGACCGCGCTCGACGCACGTGTCTCACCGGAGACCCTCCGGAAGATCGAGTCGGGCCGCGTGGCCACCCCCGCCTTCCCGACCGTCGCGGCGATCGCCGATGTCCTCGGCCTCTCCCTCGACGCGGTGTGGGCCGAGATCAGCCGGCCCGAACGCGGCGTCGGACCGACCGACTCCGGTCACCGCGCACGTGAGCAGTTGACCTTGTGA
- the map gene encoding type I methionyl aminopeptidase — translation MIEILNPTLLARARDTGALVADILQTLKSRSVIGTNLLDIDRWAKAMIVEAGAQSCYVDYEPSFGRGPFGHYICTAVNDAVLHGRPYDYALADGDLLTLDLAVSRGGVAADAALSFIVGDAKHPESVAMISATERALAAGIAAAGPGARIGDISHAIGTVLSEAGYPINTEFGGHGIGSTMHQDPHVPNTGRPGRGYKLRPGLLLALEPWVMADTAELVTDADGWTLRSATGCRTAHTEHTIAITDEGAEILTLPKQAQP, via the coding sequence ATGATCGAGATCCTGAATCCCACCCTGCTGGCCCGGGCGAGAGACACGGGCGCACTGGTCGCCGACATCCTGCAGACGCTGAAGAGCCGTAGCGTGATCGGCACGAACCTGCTGGACATCGACCGGTGGGCCAAGGCCATGATCGTCGAGGCGGGAGCGCAGTCCTGTTACGTCGACTACGAGCCGTCCTTCGGACGCGGCCCGTTCGGCCACTACATCTGCACGGCCGTCAACGACGCCGTGCTCCACGGACGACCGTACGACTACGCGCTCGCCGACGGCGATCTGCTGACACTCGACCTCGCCGTCTCCAGGGGCGGAGTCGCCGCGGACGCCGCCCTCAGCTTCATCGTGGGCGACGCGAAGCACCCGGAGAGCGTCGCGATGATCAGTGCGACCGAACGCGCGCTCGCCGCGGGGATCGCCGCCGCAGGGCCCGGGGCTCGCATCGGCGACATCTCCCACGCCATCGGCACGGTCCTCAGCGAGGCGGGATACCCGATCAACACCGAGTTCGGAGGTCATGGCATCGGCTCGACGATGCACCAGGACCCGCACGTCCCGAACACCGGACGGCCCGGCCGGGGATACAAACTGCGCCCCGGGCTGCTGCTGGCACTGGAACCGTGGGTCATGGCGGACACCGCCGAACTCGTCACCGACGCGGACGGGTGGACGCTCCGGAGCGCGACAGGCTGCCGGACAGCACACACCGAGCACACGATCGCCATCACCGACGAGGGAGCCGAGATCCTCACCTTGCCGAAGCAGGCGCAGCCATGA
- a CDS encoding maleylpyruvate isomerase mycothiol-dependent enzyme family protein has protein sequence MTRAARYPAPAITLVLEVAVHTYDARLALGAPQPLPDQAALDGVDEFLSTSCAGPYAWPHKPSVVDYHATEGRSWRLTLSADGVRSTRLPTSGTLPATAAGQDPDPADASLRGTASDLVLALYGRVPVDSLKLDGDRHLFDQLLAWDPDA, from the coding sequence GTGACGCGAGCGGCGAGATACCCGGCCCCGGCCATCACCCTCGTCCTTGAGGTCGCGGTGCACACCTACGACGCCCGGCTCGCCCTGGGGGCCCCGCAGCCGCTGCCGGACCAGGCGGCACTGGACGGTGTCGACGAGTTCCTGTCCACCTCCTGCGCAGGGCCGTACGCCTGGCCGCACAAGCCCTCTGTCGTCGACTACCACGCCACCGAGGGCCGCTCCTGGCGCCTCACGCTCTCCGCCGACGGTGTACGGAGCACCCGTCTTCCCACGTCCGGCACGCTGCCCGCCACGGCGGCCGGCCAGGACCCGGACCCGGCCGACGCCTCCCTCCGGGGCACGGCCAGTGACCTGGTTCTGGCCCTGTACGGGCGCGTTCCGGTGGACTCCCTGAAGCTCGACGGCGACCGACACCTCTTCGACCAGCTCCTGGCCTGGGACCCGGACGCATAG
- a CDS encoding class I SAM-dependent DNA methyltransferase, whose amino-acid sequence MTSSELWTRATADRYDAEESEMSSAAVLGPTLAFLAELAGDGPALEFAIGTGRVGVPLRERGVPVVGIELSEHMAAVLRRKIDEDTLPVVIGDMATTVVPGEFTLVYLVYNTITNLLTQDEQIECFRNAARHLGPGGRFVIELGVPPLRLLPPGQVAVPFDVSERHLGFDTFDLVEQILVSHHFTRDGDDGHYRRGDSRHRYAWPAELDLMARIAGLEPERRVADWHGAPFTQDSAQHISVWRKPA is encoded by the coding sequence GTGACGAGCAGTGAGCTGTGGACCCGTGCGACCGCCGACCGCTACGACGCCGAGGAGAGCGAGATGTCCTCGGCTGCTGTTCTCGGACCGACTCTCGCCTTCCTCGCCGAGCTGGCCGGAGACGGCCCGGCACTGGAGTTCGCCATCGGAACCGGACGCGTGGGCGTCCCCCTCCGGGAACGCGGCGTGCCGGTGGTGGGTATCGAACTCTCCGAGCACATGGCCGCGGTCCTGCGGCGCAAGATCGACGAGGACACGCTCCCGGTGGTCATCGGGGACATGGCCACGACCGTCGTCCCCGGCGAGTTCACCCTGGTCTATCTCGTCTACAACACCATCACGAACCTGCTCACGCAGGACGAGCAGATCGAGTGCTTCCGCAACGCCGCACGTCATCTGGGACCCGGCGGCCGTTTCGTCATCGAGCTGGGCGTGCCGCCGCTGCGGCTCCTCCCGCCCGGCCAGGTCGCGGTGCCGTTCGACGTCTCTGAGCGGCATCTCGGCTTCGACACCTTCGACCTGGTCGAGCAGATCCTCGTCTCGCACCACTTCACCCGCGACGGCGACGACGGCCACTACCGCCGCGGCGACTCCCGGCACCGGTACGCCTGGCCGGCGGAGCTCGATCTGATGGCGCGGATCGCCGGGCTCGAGCCGGAACGTCGTGTCGCGGACTGGCACGGGGCACCGTTCACCCAGGACTCCGCCCAGCACATCTCCGTGTGGCGCAAGCCGGCCTGA
- a CDS encoding helix-turn-helix transcriptional regulator, producing the protein MKKESAPGGIPDTAGQLRLQRVASEMDDELVVQIYQYALAHEPVTISQVAIAQRIPPTDVEQAMSLLRNLRLLRYSEDSDSYRAICPEAAQNELVIPLQRAVNDKRRELASIHERLHTLSGIFSSLRHTQRHNDKVVTLLDPQQAWLHLTDSLRNCTSEVLAMQLFDGGPSQTFPPFELPMPSSGVPIRLVCPHSARARTTTRARLRQMIDSGAQVRTTNHIFDNVVLVGSEVAFVAHQESEEDVPSVIAVYEPLIISLLHRLYEFAWQAGTDFDADAVSYGETLTDLNAGILNLMAQGLKDEVVARRIGVGSRTFRRHISSIMDRLGASTRFQAGVVAARAGLIDGRPVTAPAQAPQRPPQAVEERRRPRFADRGAEA; encoded by the coding sequence GTGAAGAAGGAATCCGCTCCCGGCGGCATACCGGACACGGCCGGACAGCTCCGGCTCCAGCGCGTCGCCTCCGAGATGGACGACGAACTGGTCGTGCAGATCTATCAATACGCCCTGGCGCACGAGCCCGTCACCATCTCCCAGGTGGCGATCGCGCAGCGGATACCACCGACCGACGTCGAGCAGGCCATGAGCCTGCTGCGCAACCTGCGGCTGCTCCGTTACTCCGAAGACTCGGACAGCTACCGGGCCATCTGCCCGGAAGCCGCGCAGAACGAACTGGTCATCCCTCTGCAACGGGCGGTCAACGACAAAAGACGTGAACTTGCCAGCATCCACGAGCGATTGCACACGCTCTCGGGTATTTTCAGCAGCCTGCGCCACACACAGCGGCACAATGACAAAGTGGTCACCCTGCTCGACCCTCAGCAGGCATGGCTCCACCTGACCGATTCCCTGCGGAACTGCACCTCGGAAGTCCTGGCCATGCAGCTCTTCGACGGCGGGCCGAGCCAGACCTTTCCCCCGTTCGAGCTGCCCATGCCGTCGAGCGGCGTACCGATCCGGCTGGTGTGCCCGCACTCCGCACGGGCCAGGACGACCACCAGGGCCCGACTGCGCCAGATGATCGACTCGGGTGCCCAGGTCCGTACGACCAACCACATCTTCGACAACGTGGTCCTGGTCGGCTCCGAGGTGGCGTTCGTGGCCCACCAGGAGTCCGAGGAGGACGTCCCCAGCGTCATCGCCGTCTACGAGCCGCTGATCATCTCCCTGCTGCACCGCCTGTACGAGTTCGCCTGGCAGGCCGGCACGGACTTCGACGCCGATGCCGTCTCCTACGGGGAGACCCTGACCGATCTCAACGCCGGCATCCTCAACCTGATGGCCCAGGGCCTCAAGGACGAGGTCGTCGCCCGCCGCATCGGCGTGGGCTCCCGGACCTTCCGCCGCCACATCTCCAGCATCATGGACAGGCTGGGCGCCTCGACCCGGTTCCAGGCCGGGGTCGTCGCGGCCCGGGCCGGACTCATCGACGGCAGACCCGTCACAGCCCCGGCGCAGGCCCCCCAACGACCCCCGCAGGCCGTGGAAGAGCGCCGCCGGCCGAGATTCGCGGACCGGGGCGCGGAGGCCTAG
- a CDS encoding MFS transporter, with amino-acid sequence MACVGQFMVLLDSTIVGVALPDMQHKLHTELSGLQWIVDAYVLLVAMLLLTGGVFADRFGRKRVYLSGAVVFTLASVVCAVAPSLGWLIFGRVLQGVGAAALSPGSLALLAAAYPVPQERVKAIGLWAGISGTGLAAGPLAGGILVDAFDWRAIFLVNVPIGAALLLAALPTLSESRNPNAPAIDIPGTILSILGVGALTYGLIEGGAKGWTSPVILGSFAAAVVILGAFIAVEGRTATPMLPLRLFRNRLFTVSNTAMVMVGFALMGSVFFFSQFFVAVQGSSILSSGLKTLPISLGMAIVSPYAGRLAAKYGFRIVVTSGLAIAGVGLLTLGYVHADTPYGNMWWRLAVTGVGFALTMSPLTGAAIQSVNPQEGGLASGISSTTRQIGAVLGVAVLGAIVVGRQDSGASFEAGLDSAFIVAGAATLVTAVFTGLWLVKSKPAEVLVPEARPQAQPTD; translated from the coding sequence ATGCAGCACAAGCTGCACACCGAATTATCCGGTCTCCAGTGGATCGTCGACGCATACGTGTTGCTGGTCGCCATGCTGTTGCTGACCGGCGGTGTCTTCGCCGACCGCTTCGGTCGCAAGCGTGTCTATCTGTCGGGTGCGGTGGTGTTCACCCTCGCGTCCGTGGTCTGTGCCGTCGCGCCGTCGCTCGGCTGGCTGATCTTCGGCCGGGTCCTGCAGGGCGTCGGGGCCGCGGCGCTGAGCCCCGGCTCGCTGGCCCTGCTCGCCGCCGCGTACCCCGTTCCCCAGGAGCGGGTCAAGGCGATCGGCCTGTGGGCCGGTATCAGCGGCACCGGCCTGGCGGCGGGCCCGCTGGCCGGCGGCATCCTGGTGGACGCCTTCGACTGGCGCGCCATCTTCCTGGTCAACGTGCCCATCGGCGCGGCGCTCCTGCTGGCCGCTCTGCCCACCCTCAGCGAGTCCCGGAACCCGAACGCGCCGGCCATCGACATCCCGGGGACCATCCTGTCCATCCTGGGCGTCGGGGCGCTGACCTACGGGCTGATCGAGGGCGGTGCGAAGGGCTGGACGTCGCCTGTCATCCTGGGCAGCTTCGCCGCGGCAGTGGTGATCCTGGGCGCGTTCATCGCCGTGGAGGGGCGTACCGCGACGCCCATGCTGCCACTGCGGCTGTTCCGGAACCGGTTGTTCACGGTGTCCAACACCGCCATGGTCATGGTCGGTTTCGCGCTGATGGGTTCGGTCTTCTTCTTCTCGCAGTTCTTCGTCGCGGTGCAGGGCAGCTCGATCCTCAGCTCCGGCCTGAAGACCCTGCCCATCTCGCTCGGCATGGCGATCGTCAGCCCGTACGCGGGCCGGCTGGCCGCGAAGTACGGCTTCCGGATCGTGGTCACCAGCGGTCTGGCGATCGCCGGTGTGGGGCTGCTGACCCTGGGCTACGTGCACGCGGACACCCCCTACGGGAACATGTGGTGGCGCCTGGCGGTCACCGGTGTCGGTTTCGCCCTGACCATGTCGCCGTTGACCGGCGCCGCGATCCAGTCGGTCAACCCGCAGGAGGGCGGTCTCGCGTCGGGCATCAGCAGCACCACCCGGCAGATCGGTGCGGTGCTCGGCGTGGCGGTGCTCGGTGCCATCGTCGTCGGCCGGCAGGACAGTGGGGCGTCCTTCGAGGCCGGTCTCGACAGCGCCTTCATCGTCGCCGGCGCGGCCACGCTGGTCACCGCGGTCTTCACCGGCCTGTGGCTGGTGAAGTCCAAGCCCGCGGAGGTTCTCGTGCCGGAGGCGCGCCCGCAGGCGCAGCCGACCGACTGA